The Bacteroidota bacterium DNA segment ATATTATTAATGATTTCTTGAGGTTTTAGCTCATTTTTAAACAGAGTTGACAGATTAGGATCTTGTTCAAAATTTAAATAAATGTAGTTTGAGTATTCCTTTTGCCCAAATTCACTTATTAGATAAGTTTTACCAACCTGACGAGCACCTTGCAACAACAGTGGTTTACGATTTTGGCTATTTTTCCAAACCAACAAATTTTTGTATAAACTTCGTTTCATAATTTTATCTCCAAAAAAACGTTACAAACATACAAATATATCTCCCAAAAAGTGTCATACCTGTGCAATTTTATCTCCAAAAAAGTGTATTTCCTATCAAATTTTTAATAAAGAAAATGGAGTACAGCCACGTTTGGTGGTTGTTGCGGGAACTAAGTCAATCTTTCGCTATCAAGGTGTAAGTGCATGAAAATCAAAAGCTACAGTTAATAGGCACTCCTCAAGTTAGTTTAACCAAAAGAATAATAATAAATCATAAAGAAAATATCTTCATCATCAAGGCTTGAGTAGAATCAACGCCAATTTTCGAAAGTATTTTCCGCCGATGTGTATCTACCGTATGCTTACTGATGAACAATTCGTCAGCAATTTTTTTGCTGGTAGTTCCATTTATCATGTATTCAAATATTTCTGTTTCTCGCTCCGAGAGCTTATAATCTAAAGCATATTTTTTAGCAATATTTTGTATGTCAACTGATTTGCCATTCAATCGGGAGATACATGCTTTCAACTCAACAATATCAATGGGTTTTACAAGATAGTCGAAAGCTTCTTGTTTAATTGCCTTTATCGCATAATGATTGAAAGCAGTTACAAAAACAATTTTTGATTTTAAGCCCGCTTCTCGCAGAGATTTCACCAAATCGAAACCTGTCATCTCCGGCATTTCAACATCAGTGAAAACTATATCGGGTTTGAGTTTGATAATTTCAGGAATGGCTATTTTTGGATATATAAAATCTGCTACAAGCTCAATTTCAGGAAATGATTTTAAGAGAGATTTAAACCTTCTTATTGCAAATTGTTCATCATCAACCAGTATTGCAGTCATAATCTTATTTTAAATTGATCATTGATAATTGAAACATTTAGTCATAATGAAACCTGCATTTTGCTATGTGTATTTCATTGTCCTTAACCCGATAAATAAGTCTGTGTTCGCCATCAATTCTACGCGACCAGAATCCATTATATTTATGCTTCAAAGGTTCCGGTTTCCCAATTCCTGAGAATGGTTCACGAGAAATATTTTTTAGCAAATCATTAATTCTTTTTAAGGTTTTTTTATTGGATTTTTGCCAATATAAATAGTCCTCCCACGATTCATCTACAAATATATATTTCATGAATCAATGAGGTCTTTATGAAATGACGACTTGCTTTTCAATTTTTCTATTGCTGAATCCAACCTGCTTTCATTTGTTCTTGAAGACAATTCATGTTTGGTCGCATTTAATGAATTGTATTCATCTAATGAAATTACAACCACTCCTGAGTCTTTGCCGCGATTAATAATCAAGGTTTCAAAGTTATTAGTAACATTATCAAGATATTTTTTAATATCCTTTCTGAAATCCGAAATTGATGTTGTTAACATTATCCGTCTATTTTAGTACACAATAAAGTACAAATATATGTACTAATATTTAGAATTCCTAATTTTTCTTTTCATGCACAAATTTTCCTTTAATTGAGTACCATTGTATAATTGAACCATTGAATAATTGTATAATTGTATAATTGAACCATTGAATAATTGTATAATTGAACCATTGAATAATTGAATAATTGAACCATTGAATAATTGAATAATTGAACCATTGAATAATTGAATAATTGAACCATTGAATAATTGAAAATTTACACAGGTATTTCAATTCTTACTTTTGTGCCACTTTTGTCCGGCTCATTTTCTTCAATATCAGTCATATTATATTTTATTCTTTTGCCCGATAGTTTTTTGTAAAGCTCCAAAATTTCATCAGCTATTCCGATGCCTTTTCCGGTTCCTTTAGTGTTTTGTTCTTTTGCTTGCTTTCTGCCAATTCCATTATCTACGATTTCTATGAAAATATTTTTGCCGGTTTTCGATGCTTTTATTGTCAAATATCCATCCTCTCGTTTCGGAAGCAAACCATGTTTTATGGCATTCTCAACAAAAGTATGAATTATCATTCTTGGAATTTCTATTGATAGTTTCACTGTTTCGTCCACCTCTATAGAATAATCGAAACAATTGCTGTAACGAACTTTTTGTACCTCAATAAAATTCCGGCAAAACTCCAGTTCTTTTTTTAAACTCACTGTAACTTTATCGCTATTCATCAATGATTGTTGCATCAGATTCGAAAAACGCTGCATAAATTTTTCAGCAAGTTTAATTTGTTGCTGGTCATACATTCCTGAAATTGAATTAAGAACATTTATTGTAAAATGAGGGTCTATTTGGTTTTTCAGGGAAGAGTATTGGAGTTTTAAAACTTGTTTTTCTTTTTCGTATTTTTCTTTGGCAAGTCTATTTTGAACCTGATTTAAGGAATAAAAAAACAAATAGAAGATTAGAAAAATGGCAATGTAGATTGGATATTGCCAAAAATACAAAGGATTAATTGTGAATTCGTAAGTATATGAAACACCCCCAGAATTAATGTGTAAAAATCTTCTTTTATCCTTGGTTACTTGAGTTTGTATTTTTCTCGACATTCCTGTTCTTGCTATCGTTCCTAATTTATGAATTTCTTTAAGATGCTCATCAAGAACAGTCACACTATTGTGCCCATCAGTAAAAATTATAAACTCCTCTATTGAGTCTCCATCAATATCGAAATTAACAACTTGTTGTTTTGGGATATTCCTCATGCTTGCAGGTAGATTGATTGGTTGAATAAGTTGTGGCGAAATAATTTCGAAGCTTTCGTTTTTGTTATTTGAAATTAATAATCGTTCCATACTTTTTGATTTTAAATGTAAATAATTGTACGAATTAGCATCTGAATATTCAAGCAAATTTATTTCAGAAACCTTCTTTCCCAAGGGTGTATAAAAAAAAGTTTTTGTATACTTCCTTCTTCAACGGTTCGTATTTGATACAGACAAGCAAAATAGTTCTCATTATTAAAAACAATATGACAAGGGTCAACAGTACACATATCTCCTTCAAACTTTACTGGTTTAAATTTGAATTTTAGATTGGTGTCAAATACCATTAAATATCCATTATTGTCCCTGTATGGGATATCTTCAGTATAATTATCTGGTGAAGTAACCATTCCAAATATTTCATCTATAGAATCGTTATCAATATCAGCAAAATGTACATAATTAGAAAAACCTGCACCTGATTTTGGGGAACTATTTATTGTTTGATTCTGAATATCGTAACAAAACAAATTTCTTGGATATCCTGAGTACCCACTACCAAGATAAAAATATACTTTTTTTGAAGCATTTTTCTTAGGACTCATTACCTTCCCTCCAAACAAAAACACATCAATATCATTTGTTTGATTATAATTTGATTTTGCAATAAATTTGTGCCTAATTATAAATTCTTTTTCTCCAAAGAACTCAATCCCATACAAAAAAAGTGAATCATTCGATTTGGTAACAGTGTACATTTCTTCCAATCCATCATTATCGTAATCTCCAAAAACTGGGATATGTATATCCAACCAACTTCCTTTTGGATTCCATTCCTTAAGTAAAAGACCATCTTCGTCCATAACTAAAACAATTGGGCAATTCTTGTCGTTGTTGTTTACGTTTATATGTATTGTTTCTTTTAATCCATTTCCATTCAGATCATGATAGAAGGTTTCCTGATGCTGATCAATTCTTCTACTATCCATTAAGCTCACATTTGTCTTCGAAAAGTCGAATGGTAGCAAATACAGAAATACAGAACCAAAAATTACAGTATAAAACACTGGGTTTGTTATTATCTTTCTATACATATTTAAGGTAAACACTTATGACAAAATTATATAATTACTAAAAATACTTAATTTTTGTTTTACAAACATACTACTTATCTTATTATTAGATAGATTAACATTCATAAATTTACAAAACATATCATTCCGTAATTATTGCTAATTTATTTATTAAGCGAGTAAAGGTATCCAATAATACTCATCTATTTGTATTAAAATCAATATTAATGAGTATTGTAGGATTTTTTAAATCGCTAAACCTTTGCCAACGAAAATTATTGAGATGTTTTATTTTTTAATATTAATTTAAATTATTGGTTATGAAAAAGTTTATTATTATTAGTGTTTCTTTTCTTTTTTGTGCAAATTTTCTATTTGCACAAAATTTATCGACAGGTTTGATTGCTTATTACTCATTCAATGGCAATGCAAACGATGAAAGTGGGAATAATTATCATGGTGTGGCCAATGGAGCAACCTTAACAACAGATCAATTTGGGAATCAAAATTCAGCTTATTATTTTGATGGTATCGATGATTGCATATTACTTAATCCCATAGGCTTGCAGGGCTGTTATTCAATAAGGCTATTACTGAAACCAGAAGATGTATCAAGTAGTACCCAAGAATTATTTATTTCAAATGGTTTTAGTAGCAATACTCAATTTGTACTTAGAAACGATGGTAGTATTGGTTTTGATTTTTGGCCCTTAGATTATCTGCATACTACTGATAACCATATAGTTAATAATTATTGGTATGATATTGTTCTAACAAGAGATTCATTAAATCGTAAAATATTTATTAATGGAATTGAAGTTGCATCAGCTACAACAAACCTACAAAATAATGATAGTGATGGCTGGTCTATTGGAGGGCAACAAGTTTATAATCAATATTATTATAAAGGCATTATGGATGAAATTCGGGTCTATAATCGCCAACTTTCTGTGAATGAAATTAATGAATTGTATTATGAAGGTAATTCGTCAACAATAACACAAGAATCATTAGGAATTGTTCCATTTGCTTATGGGAGTATGGTTTCAGTTCCTAATACTGTAGATGGTAATATTTATTTGTTAGGTGGTCGTGTAGGAGGTTCCGTTTACATATCGAGTGACACAATATGGAAATACAATCTTGCACAGCAAAACTGGAGTCCTGAAAGCTATTATCTTCCGTATGGGATTGACTATTCATCAGCAAGTTATTTGAATGATCATATTTATATGTCTCCAGGATTTGCTACTGGAAATTCAAATGGATGGGGTAGCCACAACAAAATGATTGATGTAGATTTGTCAAATCAAATGGCTTCAGAAACTCATGCTTTTACAGGTTTTTCAAGTATATGGTTTTCCAGTAATTGTGAATATAACGGAAAGATTTATTTCATAGGTGGTCATAATGGTTCAGACCAGACAGAAATATTTGAGTATGATCCAATATCAGATACATTAATTCATGTTTCTGATTTGCTTAATGCAACAACAGGAGCAACAGTATTTGTAGGTTCGGATAATTGGATTTATATTTTAGGACATCATGCTACAAACCATATTAATCAAAGATTTAATCCTTTGACTTATCAAACAGAATTGCTATCAACAAGTATGAAATCACCATGTAATTTTTGGCATATAGAGAATAATAATGAATTATACTATTTCTACCGAAGTGCAAGTGACACTTTAGTATATAAATATAATTACATTTTAGATGTGATTAATACGACAGAGTTTTCTGTACATGGTCAGTTTGAGAATGTTTTTAGTATTAGTCATCCTAGCGATCCAAGAGTAATTTATTCATTAAAAGTCAATTCAGCTTCTAATCAATCAGATGAATTAGTAAAACTAACTTTAAATATTTCTGTTCCACCAGTACAGATAATTCCAAATTTCATTGCTACTAACACAAATGCTTTTGTAGGTGATACAATTCAATTAACTGACCTTTCAACCGGAAATCCAATAAGTTGGTTATGGGATTTTGGAGACAGCACAACCTCTACATTGCAAAATCCATTGTATATTTATTCGAGTGCAGGACAATATGATGTTTCATTGATTGTTTCTAATGGAACAACAAGTGATACATTAGTTAAATATGGTTATATTCAAGTTGATAGTCCTGTACTAACAACACCAGATTGGTCATACACCATAACTTCCACAAACCACACAATCCTTATCCATGAATCCACTCCAATTACAATAAATGGAATTCAAATTGAACCTGGTGATTATGTAGGAGTATTTTACGATTCATTGGGAACTTTGAATTGCGGTGGTTATCGGATTTGGGAATCAACAAGTACAACTATTTCAGCATGGGGTGAGGATATTGGAAATGATGGCTTTGTTGCCGGAAAACAATTTAAGTGGAAAATTTGGGATGCTTCGGAGAATATTGTGTATGATGTATATGCAACCTATATACCAATTTCTATTAATAATCAAATATTTAATCAGGGGAATTTTGCAGTAAACGGAATAAGTGGTTTGTCTTCATTAAGCACAAGAGAATCTCAGGAAATTGTTTTACCTTATGGTTGGAGTATTTTCTCAACATATATTAATCCAATAAATTCATCTTTCGATACAACCTTTAATGAGATAGTTTCAAATGTTGAAATTGTTAAAAACTATCTCGGACAAACTTATTGGCCATTTTATGGAGTAAACTTAATTGGAAATATTTCTATTTGTGAGGGTTATCAAATTAAAATGAATCTTGAAGATACATTGATAATTACAGGTTTATCTGTTCACCCCGAAAATACAAATTGCGATATCCCTGCAGAATGGTCGATAATATCATATTTGCGTAAAAGCCCTTCATCTGTAGTTGATATGATGAGCACTATTGTTAGCGATATTGTAATTGTTAAAGATTATTTGGGTGAAATATACTGGCCATTATATGGTGTTAATTCCATTGGGAACATGGATCCAGGCGAGGGCTATCAAATAAAAATGCTCAATGCAACAACTCTAACATATCCTGCAAACACAGCAAATGTTTCAAAATCAAATATCCAAATTTTAAAACCTAATTATTTCAAAGGAGTGAAAAACACCGGCTCAAATATGACTCTCGGAATTCCAAAAACTGCTTGGGAAATAGAACCACAAATTGGAGATGAAATTGGAATTTTCTGCGAAAACGGAAAACTTGTTGGCTCATCAGTTTTTATCGGCGAAAACCTTGCAATTTCCATTTGGGCAAATGATGATTTGACGGAAGAAATTGATGGAATGATAGAAAGTGAGAAATTTATTATTAGAATTTGGGGTGGCGAAAATGAGCAAATTCTTGAAATCGAAAACTGGCTTGAAGGCGATGAATTTTATGGAACAAATAAAATCTCAGTTGCTGAAAAACTTTCAACTTTCCAACTTTCAACTTTCCAACTTCATCAGAATACTCCAAATCCATTCTCAGAAAATACAGAAATAAGCTTTTATATTTATGAAAATGCTTTTGTAGAAATTGAGTTGTTTGACATTCTTGGAGAAAAAATTGAAACTATTCAGGCACAAAATTATCCTGCCGGAAATCATTCAATTGTTTACGATAAGAAAAATTTGCAGTCAGGAGTTTATTTTTACCGACTTTCAGTTAAAGATTTTTCTGCAACTAAGTCTTTGAGTATATTTTAGTAAGGTGCTATGTTCAAGACAGATGCGACTGAAATAAAAATAAGCTTATTGTAGAAAAAAAGCTTAATGAATAAAAAAATGGGATTACAAAGCCTGACATTTGCAATCCCATTTTTTATTGCTTTTACAAGTAATAACATAAGTTTGCATAGTATATTGGATTTTCTGACTTCATCACAGATTATCAGATGGTATTAATTTATAAGAGGAAATAAAGACATATTTACTTATTGAAGCTTATAAAAAGTAAAAATATTTTCGCATATTTGGGTTTTTTAGTTGAATAAGATTAATATGATTAATGATATAGAAAAAACAAATCAGCATAATAATACAAAATTAAATGTTGATAAGATTGTTCACTATTGGGTCGAAATGTCCGATAACGATTTTGATATTATGATTGATATGTATAGAATAAAACGATATAATTGGTCATTATTCATTGGACATCTCGTTATTGAAAAATTAATTAAAGCTACATATGTAAAAATAAATCAAAAACATCCGCCTTTTTATACATGATTTACTAAAATTGATAAGTCGTTGCAAGATCTCAATCACAGGTGAACAAATGGATATCCTTGATACCATCTCAACTTTTAATATAAATGCACGCTATGATGACTATAAATTAGCATTTTACAAAAAGTGTGATTTAGAATACACAAAAAAATGGATAAAGAACATTAAAATTATACGACTATGGATAAAAAATACGCTATTAAAATAGTGAATGATTATATTTCCTTTTTAAAGAACGAACAAAAACTTGATTTGCACCAGGTTTTTTTATTTGGTTCATATGCCAAAAACAAACAAAATCCTGATAGCGATATAGATGTAGCCATTGTTTTCCACAAGCTAAGCGATAGGTTAGATATGCAATTGAAACTGATGAAATGGCGGCGTAATTTTGATTTATCCATAGAACCGCATCCATTCGATAAATTCACATTCAATATTGACAACCCTTTTGCATATGAAATAATTGCAAATGGATTGAAACTTACTAAGTAATTTTCACATAAAGTTCAAAAACCAGTTAGGGAGTATTTCTAAGCTCTATTTGTGAATATTCTCATTTCACATCAACATTTCAAAAATAGGAGTAATGTTCAATGGTTAAAAATAAATTAAAGTAAATCCGGCCGCAACCTCTTAGTCCGCTCAAGTGCCTGTTCAAATTTCCATTCCTCAATTTCTTTGTCGTTTCCCGAAAGCAAAATATCCGGAACTTTCCAGCCTTTATATTCTGAGGGGCGGGTATAAACGGGCGGGGCTAACATATCGTCCTGAAAAGAATCGAACAATGCTGATGTCTCATCAGAAATTACACCCGGAATCAATCTTACTAAACTATCAACAATTACTGCCGCAGCCATTTCGCCACCCGTGAGAACATAATCGCCAATGCTAATTTCTTTAGTGATAAGATTGTCTCTAACCCTCTGATCAACACCTTTGTAATGTCCACACAAAATTATTAGATTTTTTTTCAGTGAAAGCGAGTTTGCCAATCCCTGATTAAATTTTTCTCCATCGGGCGATGTGTAAATTATTTCATCATATTTGGTTTGCTCTTTTAAATGTTGTAATGCAATATCAATTGGTTCAATATTTAAGACCATTCCTGCCCCACCACTGAAAGCATAGTCATCAATTCGCCTATGTTTGTCTTTGGTGAAATCACGCAGATTATGAATATTAATTTCAACAATTCCTTTATCTATTGCTCTTTTTACAATTGAATGCGAAAACGGACTGTCCAGCAATTCTGGTAAGGCTGTAATAATATCTATACGCATAGATTTTCTAATTGAATATTAAAGAATTTGAGATCTTTTGATTGCACTTAAAATCAGAAACTTACTAATGAATCTATTCCAAATTGTTTGTAGAAAAATCTACACAAAACTTTTTAATCTCGTCTCTTATATGCCTGAATTTATCTAAAATTTCTTCTTCAGTACCTTTTGCTTTAGCCGGATCTTCAAAACTTTTATGAACTTTTTGGGCTCTATTTGGAAACACCGGACAATTTTCTTTTGCGTTTTCGCATACAGTTAATACAAAATCGAAATCAATTCCAAGAAAATCATAAACAAGGTCGGATGTGTTAGAACTGATATCTACACCTACTTCAGCCATTACTTTTACTGCAGTTGGGTTGACACCATGTTTTTCCACTCCTCCACTATAAACTTCAGCTTCATTCTTAAAAAAATATTTCATCCAACCCTCTGCCATCTGCGAGCGACATGAATTTCCTGTACAAATTATCAAAATTTTTTTCATTCTTAAAAAAACTTAAAATATTTTTTAATAGTACAAAAATAGATTTATTTCCGTTTATTGTACATATTTTATAAATATTAAACATTTTATCTTCGTTTGAATGACTGATTTGAAAATGAATTTATTTCGCTTGAAAGCTATAATTATTGCATCCATTTTTATATCCATGTTTTCTATGAATTCGTTTTCGCAAGAGCGGAAATTAATTCAAATTTCAGGTGTAATTCAAAATGACAGTTTAAGTACTTTACCTTTTGTTACAGTTCTGGTTGAAAATACAGGTAAAGGAACAATCTCAAATTTTTTTGGATATTATTCCTTGCCAGTTCATATTGGCGACACATTGAAATTTTCTTTTGTTGGCTGCAAAGACTTCCAATTTATTGTACCCGACACAATAAAAAACAGCAATTTTTCCTTCGATTTTGTAATGGATATGGACACAATTCTTTTGCAAGAAGCCATTGTTTTTCCATGGAACACCTACGAGCAATTTCTTATGGCTGTAGTCGAAATGGAAATTCCTGAAAACGATATGGATAGAGCAAACAGAAATCTGCTCCGCCTAAAAGAACAAATTCTGAATATGGAATATTATCCTGTTGATGCCAGTTTAAATTACAAATACTTTATGCAAGGACATTACGACAGAATATATACTGCAGGACAATATCCTGTGGTGAGCCTCTTAAATCCATTTGCCTGGGCTCAATTTTTTAAAGCTCTGAAAAATGGAGATTTCAAACGAAAAGATTAATTGCCTTTCGATAAAACAAAATATTCTAAGATAATTACCTCAATTTATCTAAAATATAAATATTTACTGAAATTTTCGTTGCAAATTAGTATGCTTAAAAGCAAGAATGATGCAAGGTTTCAATAATTTCTACTTAATCTTTGAGCAACTTAGTGCAATAGCTCTTTCACAAAGAACCACGAAGAAAACACTGAGTTTCACAGATAAAGCCTATCATTATCTTCGAGTATCTGACACAGATTAGTTGCAAATTTTCTAACTAAATATTTCCCAATAGCAACCTTTTTTTGAATTCTGTCATCTGTGAAAGAAATCAATTAATAGATGATGGATTTAGTATTTCTGTATATTAAGAAAAAGACCATAATAGTTGGCTTATTGGTATTTGCATATATTTCTATTGTTTCTTGCGAAAAAAAAATAGATACACAAGATGGTTCTACCGATGTTGAATTTAATCTTAAAGAATTAGCTTTGGTAGAATCTGGAAACGAATTTGGACTTGATCTATTCAAAAGAACAGTGCAAAATGAAGCTACCGATAAAAATATTTTTGTCTCTCCCACAAGCATTTCAATAGCCTTGGCAATGACCTACAATGGAGCCGATGAAGAAACCAAACTTGCATTCGAAAATGTTTTAAAACTTAATGGACTTACAGTTGATGAAATAAATCTTTCATATCAAAGCCTCATAAATATTCTTACAACAATCGATAATGATGTTTTGCTAAAAATTGCAAACTCAATTTGGTATAGAGATACGTATTTTGTCGAACCCAATTTTCTTGATGTAAATTCTACTTACTATAATGCAGAAGTTTCAGCTCTCAATTTCGAAAACCCACAGTCAGTAGATATTATAAACGATTGGGTTTCGCAAAATACCAACGATTTGATACCTGAAATTGTAGATGAAATTAGTCCAAATACTATTATGTTTCTAATAAATGCAATTTATTTTAAAGGAACATGGACCTATGAATTTGATATTGATAATACCTTTGAAAGCCCGTTTTATTTGCAAAATGGAAATTCAGTTTCAGTTCCGACCATGAATCAGACCGGTGAATTTAATTATTTTGCAAACGAACAAATCGAAATTTTGGAATTGCCATACGGAAATGCCAACTATTCAATGTTAATTATACTTCCAAAACCTGAAATTCATATAGACAGCATTGTTTCTCTGATGGACGAAAATGTTTGGGAAGAATGGATAAACAACTTGCTACCAACAGAAGATGTTCATGTGTATTTACCGAGATTTAAGTTTGAATACGAAAAAACTCTAAACGAAATATTAATAGATATGGGTTTGGGCATTGCATTTTCAGGAGCTGCCAATTTTTCAAAAATCAACCCAAACAACGAACTGTTCATCTCAAAAGTTAAGCATAAATCATTTATTGAAGTAAACGAAGAAGGAACAGAAGCAGCGGCTGTTACATCTGTCGAAATTAATTTAACAAGTGTCAACGGTGTTTATTTTAATGCAAATCGTCCTTTTATTTTTGCAATTAAAGAAGCAAACTCAAAAGCAATTGTTTTTATTGGCAAATTCGCTAAACCATAAAATTGTCCCCCCAATTTTATTGTAATTGCCATTACTAATTCCCCCTAAGCTAAGCTTCTCAGAATTCAAAACAACTGAGAAGCTTTTTTTTGATAAAGTCTCATCAAATGATAAGAGCATCATACAAAATCTCCACAGCATGAAAAGCTTGTCGTTGAGTACCATCTTTTATTTGGTGACGACAACTGGTTCCATCGGCTGCAATCACAACATTTTCATCACTTTTTCTAATATTTGGAAACAAAACCAATTCCCCAACTTTCATAGAAAAATCGTAATGCTCTTTTTCGTAACCAAACGAACCCGCCATACCGCAACAACCCGATGGAATTTCTTCCACTTCATAGTTTTCAGGGAACGACAGAATGGCTTTTGTAGGAATAGTTGAAGCAATGGCTTTTTGCTGGCAATGCCCATGAAGAAGAACTTTCTTCTTTTCTTTGGTGAACATATTTTTTGCAATTTTTCCGGCTTCAATTTCTTTCGAAAGAAATTCATCAATTAAGTAAGAATTTGCGGCAAGTTTTTTAGCATCATCAACGAGCGAAGAATCAACAAGTTCGGGGTATTCATCTCTGAATGAAAGAATTGCCGATGGTTCAATTCCAATCAATGGAGAATTTTCAGAAACAAAATCTTTAAGCCAACTCACATTTTTGTTGGCAATAGTTTTTGCTTTCCGCAACAAGCCTTTCGACAAGAAAGTTCGGGCACTGACTTCATGTTTTGGAATTTTCACTTCGTAGCCTAAAATCGTTAGCAGACGAATGGCATTTATTCCTACATCTGTGTCATTATAGTTTGTAAATTCATCATTAAATAAATATACTTTTCCATTCGAAAAATCGGAGCTTTTACATCCTATTGATTTTTTAAACCATTTGTTTAAAGTCGATTTTTGCAAAAGTGGCATTTTTCTTTTTGTAGAAAAGCCCAAAATAGATTGAAAAATATATGAACTTATCCTGTTTTTTAAGAAAAAGTTTGAAAATTGGGGTAATATTGAAAGAACTGCATTCAAATTAGAAATATGAGCAATTGCCTTTGCCCGTAGCGGAATACCATTTGCATCATAATAATGTTGCAGAAATTCGGCTTTCAGTTTTGCCATATCAACACTTGATGGACACTCCGATTTGCAAGCCTTGCAAGACAAACACAAATCCATTATCTCATAAATCTCTTTATGATTGAATGGGTTCGATTTTTTGGAATTAGTTAAAAATTCCTGCAAAATATTTGCACGTGCTCGTGTTGAGTTCTTTTCGTCGTGGCTTGCCATAAACGAAGGGCACATTGTCCCGCCAATTTTCTCCGATTTTCGGCAATCGCCTGAGCCGGAACACTTTTCTGCTGCCCGCACAATTCCTTTTGTATTTGAAAAATCGAAAATAGTTTTAATATCAGGGCTTGGTTTTTCCGAGCTAAATCGCAAATTC contains these protein-coding regions:
- a CDS encoding response regulator transcription factor, producing MTAILVDDEQFAIRRFKSLLKSFPEIELVADFIYPKIAIPEIIKLKPDIVFTDVEMPEMTGFDLVKSLREAGLKSKIVFVTAFNHYAIKAIKQEAFDYLVKPIDIVELKACISRLNGKSVDIQNIAKKYALDYKLSERETEIFEYMINGTTSKKIADELFISKHTVDTHRRKILSKIGVDSTQALMMKIFSL
- a CDS encoding Txe/YoeB family addiction module toxin → MKYIFVDESWEDYLYWQKSNKKTLKRINDLLKNISREPFSGIGKPEPLKHKYNGFWSRRIDGEHRLIYRVKDNEIHIAKCRFHYD
- a CDS encoding type II toxin-antitoxin system Phd/YefM family antitoxin, coding for MLTTSISDFRKDIKKYLDNVTNNFETLIINRGKDSGVVVISLDEYNSLNATKHELSSRTNESRLDSAIEKLKSKSSFHKDLIDS
- a CDS encoding histidine kinase produces the protein MERLLISNNKNESFEIISPQLIQPINLPASMRNIPKQQVVNFDIDGDSIEEFIIFTDGHNSVTVLDEHLKEIHKLGTIARTGMSRKIQTQVTKDKRRFLHINSGGVSYTYEFTINPLYFWQYPIYIAIFLIFYLFFYSLNQVQNRLAKEKYEKEKQVLKLQYSSLKNQIDPHFTINVLNSISGMYDQQQIKLAEKFMQRFSNLMQQSLMNSDKVTVSLKKELEFCRNFIEVQKVRYSNCFDYSIEVDETVKLSIEIPRMIIHTFVENAIKHGLLPKREDGYLTIKASKTGKNIFIEIVDNGIGRKQAKEQNTKGTGKGIGIADEILELYKKLSGKRIKYNMTDIEENEPDKSGTKVRIEIPV
- a CDS encoding PKD domain-containing protein, coding for MKKFIIISVSFLFCANFLFAQNLSTGLIAYYSFNGNANDESGNNYHGVANGATLTTDQFGNQNSAYYFDGIDDCILLNPIGLQGCYSIRLLLKPEDVSSSTQELFISNGFSSNTQFVLRNDGSIGFDFWPLDYLHTTDNHIVNNYWYDIVLTRDSLNRKIFINGIEVASATTNLQNNDSDGWSIGGQQVYNQYYYKGIMDEIRVYNRQLSVNEINELYYEGNSSTITQESLGIVPFAYGSMVSVPNTVDGNIYLLGGRVGGSVYISSDTIWKYNLAQQNWSPESYYLPYGIDYSSASYLNDHIYMSPGFATGNSNGWGSHNKMIDVDLSNQMASETHAFTGFSSIWFSSNCEYNGKIYFIGGHNGSDQTEIFEYDPISDTLIHVSDLLNATTGATVFVGSDNWIYILGHHATNHINQRFNPLTYQTELLSTSMKSPCNFWHIENNNELYYFYRSASDTLVYKYNYILDVINTTEFSVHGQFENVFSISHPSDPRVIYSLKVNSASNQSDELVKLTLNISVPPVQIIPNFIATNTNAFVGDTIQLTDLSTGNPISWLWDFGDSTTSTLQNPLYIYSSAGQYDVSLIVSNGTTSDTLVKYGYIQVDSPVLTTPDWSYTITSTNHTILIHESTPITINGIQIEPGDYVGVFYDSLGTLNCGGYRIWESTSTTISAWGEDIGNDGFVAGKQFKWKIWDASENIVYDVYATYIPISINNQIFNQGNFAVNGISGLSSLSTRESQEIVLPYGWSIFSTYINPINSSFDTTFNEIVSNVEIVKNYLGQTYWPFYGVNLIGNISICEGYQIKMNLEDTLIITGLSVHPENTNCDIPAEWSIISYLRKSPSSVVDMMSTIVSDIVIVKDYLGEIYWPLYGVNSIGNMDPGEGYQIKMLNATTLTYPANTANVSKSNIQILKPNYFKGVKNTGSNMTLGIPKTAWEIEPQIGDEIGIFCENGKLVGSSVFIGENLAISIWANDDLTEEIDGMIESEKFIIRIWGGENEQILEIENWLEGDEFYGTNKISVAEKLSTFQLSTFQLHQNTPNPFSENTEISFYIYENAFVEIELFDILGEKIETIQAQNYPAGNHSIVYDKKNLQSGVYFYRLSVKDFSATKSLSIF
- a CDS encoding nucleotidyltransferase domain-containing protein, with the translated sequence MDKKYAIKIVNDYISFLKNEQKLDLHQVFLFGSYAKNKQNPDSDIDVAIVFHKLSDRLDMQLKLMKWRRNFDLSIEPHPFDKFTFNIDNPFAYEIIANGLKLTK